A DNA window from Hevea brasiliensis isolate MT/VB/25A 57/8 chromosome 2, ASM3005281v1, whole genome shotgun sequence contains the following coding sequences:
- the LOC110669511 gene encoding phosphomannomutase, with amino-acid sequence MAVRKPGLIALFDVDGTLTAPRKLATPKMLEFMQELRKVVTVGVVGGSDLSKISEQLGKTVTKDYDYVFSENGLVAHKDGKLIGTQSMKTFLGEEKLKEFLNFTLHYIADLDIPIKRGTFIEFRSGMINVSPIGRNCSQEEREEFEKYDKVHNIRPKMVSVLREKFAHLNLTISIGGQISFDVFPQGWDKTYCLRYLDEFDEIHFFGDKTYKGGNDHEIYESERTVGHTVTSPEDTVEQCKALFLSNS; translated from the exons ATGGCTGTGAGAAAGCCCGGTTTGATTGCTTTATTTGATGTTGATGGTACTCTCACAGCACCAAGAAAG CTGGCCACTCCAAAGATGCTAGAGTTCATGCAGGAACTCCGGAAA GTTGTTACTGTGGGAGTGGTGGGTGGATCTGATCTCTCTAAGATATCAGAGCAGCTTGGCAAGACAG TTACTAAGGACTACGACTATGTATTTTCTGAGAATGGGCTTGTGGCTCATAAAGATGGGAAACTTATTGGCACCCAG AGCATGAAGACATTTCTTGGAGAAGAAAAACTCAAG gaatttttaaattttacacttCATTATATTGCTGACTTGGATATTCCAATAAAAAG GGGCACATTTATAGAATTCCGGAGTGGGATGATTAATGTATCACCAATTGGGAGGAATTGCAGCCAAGAAGAAAGGGAAGAATTTGAGAAGTATGACAAG GTCCATAACATACGCCCAAAAATGGTGTCTGTGCTGCGTGAGAAGTTCGCGCACCTTAACCTGACAATCTCAATAGGTGGACAGATAAGTTTTGAT GTTTTTCCTCAAGGTTGGGACAAGACATACTGCTTGAGATACCTTGATGAGTTTGATGAAATCCACTTCTTTGGGGACAAAACTTACAAG ggAGGAAATGATCATGAAATATATGAATCAGAACGAACTGTGGGTCACACAG TTACCAGCCCTGAAGATACAGTGGAGCAATGTAAAGCTCTCTTCCTATCAAATTCCTAA